From one Brachypodium distachyon strain Bd21 chromosome 4, Brachypodium_distachyon_v3.0, whole genome shotgun sequence genomic stretch:
- the LOC100822775 gene encoding uncharacterized protein LOC100822775 isoform X2 — protein MGKGDAHEGQGTGDDGGNNNDSSGHNDNNEATPNDEPGDESGGVGCGGESDASDKGIANAAHREIAKHVVGELNLKRQRSEMLSDGDVVKCKKPISTKMVLTKSTRPARRSPRFSPTKGGAGEDPTAGVPAIEKVSKKASTKHTVPSGSSPRFCPKPDGAQNDDPTIGACIPVKVTKKEPTRRSPRVSRNTNVGASTTAFCIPELAPRAHIKKQSTVKVYFCATRGESSSDSDFVKCKKPRATKLVPAKSTIPAMKYPNKDMAKGADSRVAATRIARKMDGTSEDVAACIPEVVARSRPMKGGTAIDGLRKSNAVFGRLRAMLNINADNVADPKVADPKAVDPKVSYHKAVDEPIADAPSSTMPAGDAGVLSDAGVITAPGSRPEKIVPPVVGSASKPVVIVSPAFGSAAKLVEIVSPAVGSAAKPVEIVSPVVGSAAKPVDIVSPVVGSASRPVEIGSPADPAARPAPLNIGGATVMAHAGVTRGDLIDKLSPTGQEAAEGLIGLQTGMFPASLLFANPNAGLKYTTPVKTYTRTKAATQSGIGGPSVSASRQSACVDKKEVGDALAGPSDGLGGNKVDVHKSTRHRMAFTPPGFDLGFGEDAEPVAKQQKHVSFVLPDEQLGADIDINKGAFVDLGTVVVSQEEIELFDIYDREYRKANVAVMSGSAGPSSLETPMKNISIAEGVECSATPASTIVPKRVVHPSKYVRGRM, from the exons ATGGGCAAGGGCGATGCTCATGAGGGTCAAGGTACCGGGGATGACGGCGGGAATAATAATGACAGCTCTGGCCACAACGACAACAATGAGGCAACACCCAACGATGAGCCTGGTGATGAATCTGGTGGCGTGGGGTGCGGGGGTGAATCCGATGCTAGCGACAAAGGTATTGCGAATGCCGCACACCGTGAAATTGCCAAACACGTGGTTGGGGAACTGAATTTAAAGAGGCAGag GAGTGAGATGCTGTCTGATGGCGATGTTGTTAAGTGTAAGAAACCGAT ATCCACCAAAATGGTTCTAACAAAGAGTACCAGGCCTGCAAGGAGGTCTCCTCGGTTTTCTCCAACCAAGGGTGGGGCAGGAGAGGATCCAACCGCTGGCGTGCCTGCTATTGAAAA GGTGTCAAAAAAGGCATCTACAAAGCATACTGTACCTTCAGGGAGTTCTCCTCGTTTCTGTCCAAAACCAGATGGGGCACAAAATGATGATCCTACCATTGGAGCCTGCATTCCTGTAAA AGTCACTAAGAAGGAACCCACAAGGAGGTCTCCTCGTGTTTCTCGGAACACTAATGTTGGTGCAAGCACCACTGCATTTTGTATTCCTGAATT GGCACCACGCGCTCATATTAAGAAGCAATCAACAGTCAAAGTTTATTTTTGCGCAACCAGGGGTGAGTCATCGTCCGATAGTGATTTTGTGAAGTGCAAGAAACCAAG AGCTACTAAATTGGTTCCAGCCAAAAGCACTATACCTGCAATGAAGTATCCAAACAAGGACATGGCAAAGGGGGCTGACTCAAGAGTCGCAGCTACTCGTATTGCTCGAAAAATGGATGGGACATCAGAAGATGTTGCAGCCTGCATTCCTGAAGt GGTAGCGCGTTCTCGTCCTATGAAGGGAGGAACTGCCATCGATGGATTACGCAAAAGCAATGCCGTGTTTGGTAGACTCCGTGCAATGCTTAACATAAATGCTGACAATGTTGCTGATCCCAAGGTGGCTGATCCGAAGGCAGTAGACCCTAAAGTGTCATATCACAAGGCGGTAGATGAGCCTATTGCTGATGCTCCAAGTTCGACCATGCCGGCTGGTGACGCTGGTGTTCTAAGTGACGCAGGGGTTATCACAGCTCCCGGCAGCAGGCCAGAAAAAATTGTGCCCCCTGTTGTTGGCTCAGCATCAAAGCCGGTAGTAATTGTGTCACCTGCTTTTGGATCAGCAGCAAAACTAGTAGAAATTGTGTCCCCTGCTGTTGGATCAGCAGCAAAGCCAGTAGAAATTGTGTCTCCTGTTGTCGGTTCAGCGGCAAAGCCGGTTGATATTGTGTCGCCCGTTGTTGGTTCAGCGTCAAGGCCGGTCGAAATCGGGTCTCCTGCTGATCCTGCAGCCAGGCCTGCACCCTTGAACATAGGCGGTGCAACTGTAATGGCACATGCAGGTGTAACAAGAGGAGATCTGATTGACAAGCTATCGCCAACTGGCCAAGAAGCTGCAGAGGGTCTGATTGGGCTGCAGACAGGCATGTTCCCTGCATCTCTACTGTTTGCGAACCCCAATGCTGGCCTAAAGTATACAACTCCAGTGAAGACATATACAAGAACAAAAGCTGCTACTCAATCAGGGATTGGTGGGCCAAGCGTGAGTGCATCTCGGCAGTCAGCATGTGTTGATAAGAAGGAAGTAGGTGATGCACTAGCTGGTCCAAGCGACGGACTCGGGGGAAACAAAGTTGATGTGCATAAAAGTACTCGCCATCGTATGGCGTTCACCCCACCCGGGTTTGATCTTGGTTTCGGGGAAGATGCAGAACCTGTTGCCAAGCAACAAAAACATGTGTCGTTCGTACTCCCAGACGAGCAGCTTG GTGCGGACATAGACATCAACAAGGGAGCTTTTGTAGATCTCGGCACTGTCGTTGTGTCACAAGAAGAAATTGAACTTTTTGATATATACGACAGAGAATACCGAAAAGCAAACGTGGCCGTGATGTCTGGTTCTGCAG GCCCCAGCAGTCTGGAGACCCCtatgaaaaatatatcaatCGCTGAGGGAGTCGAGTGCAGTGCCACTCCAGCGTCAACAATTGTTCCCAAGAGGGTCGTACACCCTTCAAAGTATGTGCGGGGGCGTATGTGA
- the LOC100822775 gene encoding uncharacterized protein LOC100822775 isoform X1, which yields MGKGDAHEGQGTGDDGGNNNDSSGHNDNNEATPNDEPGDESGGVGCGGESDASDKGIANAAHREIAKHVVGELNLKRQRSEMLSDGDVVKWQFYSYHRSTKMVLTKSTRPARRSPRFSPTKGGAGEDPTAGVPAIEKVSKKASTKHTVPSGSSPRFCPKPDGAQNDDPTIGACIPVKVTKKEPTRRSPRVSRNTNVGASTTAFCIPELAPRAHIKKQSTVKVYFCATRGESSSDSDFVKCKKPRATKLVPAKSTIPAMKYPNKDMAKGADSRVAATRIARKMDGTSEDVAACIPEVVARSRPMKGGTAIDGLRKSNAVFGRLRAMLNINADNVADPKVADPKAVDPKVSYHKAVDEPIADAPSSTMPAGDAGVLSDAGVITAPGSRPEKIVPPVVGSASKPVVIVSPAFGSAAKLVEIVSPAVGSAAKPVEIVSPVVGSAAKPVDIVSPVVGSASRPVEIGSPADPAARPAPLNIGGATVMAHAGVTRGDLIDKLSPTGQEAAEGLIGLQTGMFPASLLFANPNAGLKYTTPVKTYTRTKAATQSGIGGPSVSASRQSACVDKKEVGDALAGPSDGLGGNKVDVHKSTRHRMAFTPPGFDLGFGEDAEPVAKQQKHVSFVLPDEQLGADIDINKGAFVDLGTVVVSQEEIELFDIYDREYRKANVAVMSGSAGPSSLETPMKNISIAEGVECSATPASTIVPKRVVHPSKYVRGRM from the exons ATGGGCAAGGGCGATGCTCATGAGGGTCAAGGTACCGGGGATGACGGCGGGAATAATAATGACAGCTCTGGCCACAACGACAACAATGAGGCAACACCCAACGATGAGCCTGGTGATGAATCTGGTGGCGTGGGGTGCGGGGGTGAATCCGATGCTAGCGACAAAGGTATTGCGAATGCCGCACACCGTGAAATTGCCAAACACGTGGTTGGGGAACTGAATTTAAAGAGGCAGag GAGTGAGATGCTGTCTGATGGCGATGTTGTTAAGT GGCAATTTTACTCTTACCACAGATCCACCAAAATGGTTCTAACAAAGAGTACCAGGCCTGCAAGGAGGTCTCCTCGGTTTTCTCCAACCAAGGGTGGGGCAGGAGAGGATCCAACCGCTGGCGTGCCTGCTATTGAAAA GGTGTCAAAAAAGGCATCTACAAAGCATACTGTACCTTCAGGGAGTTCTCCTCGTTTCTGTCCAAAACCAGATGGGGCACAAAATGATGATCCTACCATTGGAGCCTGCATTCCTGTAAA AGTCACTAAGAAGGAACCCACAAGGAGGTCTCCTCGTGTTTCTCGGAACACTAATGTTGGTGCAAGCACCACTGCATTTTGTATTCCTGAATT GGCACCACGCGCTCATATTAAGAAGCAATCAACAGTCAAAGTTTATTTTTGCGCAACCAGGGGTGAGTCATCGTCCGATAGTGATTTTGTGAAGTGCAAGAAACCAAG AGCTACTAAATTGGTTCCAGCCAAAAGCACTATACCTGCAATGAAGTATCCAAACAAGGACATGGCAAAGGGGGCTGACTCAAGAGTCGCAGCTACTCGTATTGCTCGAAAAATGGATGGGACATCAGAAGATGTTGCAGCCTGCATTCCTGAAGt GGTAGCGCGTTCTCGTCCTATGAAGGGAGGAACTGCCATCGATGGATTACGCAAAAGCAATGCCGTGTTTGGTAGACTCCGTGCAATGCTTAACATAAATGCTGACAATGTTGCTGATCCCAAGGTGGCTGATCCGAAGGCAGTAGACCCTAAAGTGTCATATCACAAGGCGGTAGATGAGCCTATTGCTGATGCTCCAAGTTCGACCATGCCGGCTGGTGACGCTGGTGTTCTAAGTGACGCAGGGGTTATCACAGCTCCCGGCAGCAGGCCAGAAAAAATTGTGCCCCCTGTTGTTGGCTCAGCATCAAAGCCGGTAGTAATTGTGTCACCTGCTTTTGGATCAGCAGCAAAACTAGTAGAAATTGTGTCCCCTGCTGTTGGATCAGCAGCAAAGCCAGTAGAAATTGTGTCTCCTGTTGTCGGTTCAGCGGCAAAGCCGGTTGATATTGTGTCGCCCGTTGTTGGTTCAGCGTCAAGGCCGGTCGAAATCGGGTCTCCTGCTGATCCTGCAGCCAGGCCTGCACCCTTGAACATAGGCGGTGCAACTGTAATGGCACATGCAGGTGTAACAAGAGGAGATCTGATTGACAAGCTATCGCCAACTGGCCAAGAAGCTGCAGAGGGTCTGATTGGGCTGCAGACAGGCATGTTCCCTGCATCTCTACTGTTTGCGAACCCCAATGCTGGCCTAAAGTATACAACTCCAGTGAAGACATATACAAGAACAAAAGCTGCTACTCAATCAGGGATTGGTGGGCCAAGCGTGAGTGCATCTCGGCAGTCAGCATGTGTTGATAAGAAGGAAGTAGGTGATGCACTAGCTGGTCCAAGCGACGGACTCGGGGGAAACAAAGTTGATGTGCATAAAAGTACTCGCCATCGTATGGCGTTCACCCCACCCGGGTTTGATCTTGGTTTCGGGGAAGATGCAGAACCTGTTGCCAAGCAACAAAAACATGTGTCGTTCGTACTCCCAGACGAGCAGCTTG GTGCGGACATAGACATCAACAAGGGAGCTTTTGTAGATCTCGGCACTGTCGTTGTGTCACAAGAAGAAATTGAACTTTTTGATATATACGACAGAGAATACCGAAAAGCAAACGTGGCCGTGATGTCTGGTTCTGCAG GCCCCAGCAGTCTGGAGACCCCtatgaaaaatatatcaatCGCTGAGGGAGTCGAGTGCAGTGCCACTCCAGCGTCAACAATTGTTCCCAAGAGGGTCGTACACCCTTCAAAGTATGTGCGGGGGCGTATGTGA
- the LOC100822775 gene encoding uncharacterized protein LOC100822775 isoform X4, translating into MVLTKSTRPARRSPRFSPTKGGAGEDPTAGVPAIEKVSKKASTKHTVPSGSSPRFCPKPDGAQNDDPTIGACIPVKVTKKEPTRRSPRVSRNTNVGASTTAFCIPELAPRAHIKKQSTVKVYFCATRGESSSDSDFVKCKKPRATKLVPAKSTIPAMKYPNKDMAKGADSRVAATRIARKMDGTSEDVAACIPEVVARSRPMKGGTAIDGLRKSNAVFGRLRAMLNINADNVADPKVADPKAVDPKVSYHKAVDEPIADAPSSTMPAGDAGVLSDAGVITAPGSRPEKIVPPVVGSASKPVVIVSPAFGSAAKLVEIVSPAVGSAAKPVEIVSPVVGSAAKPVDIVSPVVGSASRPVEIGSPADPAARPAPLNIGGATVMAHAGVTRGDLIDKLSPTGQEAAEGLIGLQTGMFPASLLFANPNAGLKYTTPVKTYTRTKAATQSGIGGPSVSASRQSACVDKKEVGDALAGPSDGLGGNKVDVHKSTRHRMAFTPPGFDLGFGEDAEPVAKQQKHVSFVLPDEQLGADIDINKGAFVDLGTVVVSQEEIELFDIYDREYRKANVAVMSGSAGPSSLETPMKNISIAEGVECSATPASTIVPKRVVHPSKYVRGRM; encoded by the exons ATGGTTCTAACAAAGAGTACCAGGCCTGCAAGGAGGTCTCCTCGGTTTTCTCCAACCAAGGGTGGGGCAGGAGAGGATCCAACCGCTGGCGTGCCTGCTATTGAAAA GGTGTCAAAAAAGGCATCTACAAAGCATACTGTACCTTCAGGGAGTTCTCCTCGTTTCTGTCCAAAACCAGATGGGGCACAAAATGATGATCCTACCATTGGAGCCTGCATTCCTGTAAA AGTCACTAAGAAGGAACCCACAAGGAGGTCTCCTCGTGTTTCTCGGAACACTAATGTTGGTGCAAGCACCACTGCATTTTGTATTCCTGAATT GGCACCACGCGCTCATATTAAGAAGCAATCAACAGTCAAAGTTTATTTTTGCGCAACCAGGGGTGAGTCATCGTCCGATAGTGATTTTGTGAAGTGCAAGAAACCAAG AGCTACTAAATTGGTTCCAGCCAAAAGCACTATACCTGCAATGAAGTATCCAAACAAGGACATGGCAAAGGGGGCTGACTCAAGAGTCGCAGCTACTCGTATTGCTCGAAAAATGGATGGGACATCAGAAGATGTTGCAGCCTGCATTCCTGAAGt GGTAGCGCGTTCTCGTCCTATGAAGGGAGGAACTGCCATCGATGGATTACGCAAAAGCAATGCCGTGTTTGGTAGACTCCGTGCAATGCTTAACATAAATGCTGACAATGTTGCTGATCCCAAGGTGGCTGATCCGAAGGCAGTAGACCCTAAAGTGTCATATCACAAGGCGGTAGATGAGCCTATTGCTGATGCTCCAAGTTCGACCATGCCGGCTGGTGACGCTGGTGTTCTAAGTGACGCAGGGGTTATCACAGCTCCCGGCAGCAGGCCAGAAAAAATTGTGCCCCCTGTTGTTGGCTCAGCATCAAAGCCGGTAGTAATTGTGTCACCTGCTTTTGGATCAGCAGCAAAACTAGTAGAAATTGTGTCCCCTGCTGTTGGATCAGCAGCAAAGCCAGTAGAAATTGTGTCTCCTGTTGTCGGTTCAGCGGCAAAGCCGGTTGATATTGTGTCGCCCGTTGTTGGTTCAGCGTCAAGGCCGGTCGAAATCGGGTCTCCTGCTGATCCTGCAGCCAGGCCTGCACCCTTGAACATAGGCGGTGCAACTGTAATGGCACATGCAGGTGTAACAAGAGGAGATCTGATTGACAAGCTATCGCCAACTGGCCAAGAAGCTGCAGAGGGTCTGATTGGGCTGCAGACAGGCATGTTCCCTGCATCTCTACTGTTTGCGAACCCCAATGCTGGCCTAAAGTATACAACTCCAGTGAAGACATATACAAGAACAAAAGCTGCTACTCAATCAGGGATTGGTGGGCCAAGCGTGAGTGCATCTCGGCAGTCAGCATGTGTTGATAAGAAGGAAGTAGGTGATGCACTAGCTGGTCCAAGCGACGGACTCGGGGGAAACAAAGTTGATGTGCATAAAAGTACTCGCCATCGTATGGCGTTCACCCCACCCGGGTTTGATCTTGGTTTCGGGGAAGATGCAGAACCTGTTGCCAAGCAACAAAAACATGTGTCGTTCGTACTCCCAGACGAGCAGCTTG GTGCGGACATAGACATCAACAAGGGAGCTTTTGTAGATCTCGGCACTGTCGTTGTGTCACAAGAAGAAATTGAACTTTTTGATATATACGACAGAGAATACCGAAAAGCAAACGTGGCCGTGATGTCTGGTTCTGCAG GCCCCAGCAGTCTGGAGACCCCtatgaaaaatatatcaatCGCTGAGGGAGTCGAGTGCAGTGCCACTCCAGCGTCAACAATTGTTCCCAAGAGGGTCGTACACCCTTCAAAGTATGTGCGGGGGCGTATGTGA
- the LOC112268887 gene encoding protein FAR1-RELATED SEQUENCE 5-like has product MRCKKEKTIEFLMVSPKLCWVDKNYCAAHPGTNGRHSQSTRLSGAGAHDNLLQATAGDPPAMMGPTHNVPRPDEHIGASTSAADHPLHGSSGERADGDNNEDNDDADDVMSAPAKPALSMRFESTAAAKKHYQDYARWNGFGMRTDYQRPIKSGETSRAQFVCYLAGRNKKEKDDPQRPESIVPKRKRNITERTGCQARMKVKLDGATYIVDQFEEEHNHSVLKKFDLGKYLRSHRHMPREEREFVKLLHACNLRTSQMMQILSTLHGKLNDLSYTRTDMANFRATLRREHCVMDMKYTLRYFKKLKKDDDDFYNFELDDEDRVINLYCWVDAEARRSYKYYNDCISFDTTYLTNKYNMPCAPFIGINNHGSLFNSGEGS; this is encoded by the exons ATGagatgcaaaaaagaaaaaacaatagaGTTTCTAATGGTTTCGCCAAAGCTATGCTGGGTGGATAAAAACTATTGTGCTGCACATCCAGGTACTAATGGACGACATTCACAATCAACCCGCTTGAGTGGTGCTGGCGCCCATGATAATCTGCTACAAGCTACTGCAGGAG ATCCACCTGCTATGATGGGCCCTACACACAATGTACCTAGACCCGATGAACATATTGGAGCAAGCACATCGGCAGCAGACCACCCATTACACGGATCGAGCGGAGAGAGGGCGGATGGAGATAACAATGAGGATAACGATGATGCTGATGATGTGATGTCAGCTCCTGCGAAACCAGCGCTCAGCATGAGGTTCGAAAGCACCGCGGCAGCTAAGAAACACTATCAAGACTATGCAAGGTGGAATGGGTTTGGCATGAGGACTGATTACCAGAGGCCTATAAAGAGTGGCGAAACAAGCCGAGCTCAGTTTGTGTGTTACTTGGCAGGCAGGaacaaaaaggagaaagaTGACCCACAGCGTCCGGAATCTATAGTCccaaaaaggaagagaaacaTTACAGAAAGGACTGGTTGCCAAGCAAGAATGAAGGTGAAACTTGACGGAGCAACATATATCGTGGATCAATTTGAGGAAGAGCATAACCACAGTGTGTTAAAAAAGTTCGATCTCGGCAAGTACTTGCGATCGCACCGCCACATgccgagggaggagagggagttTGTGAAGCTTCTGCATGCTTGCAACCTTCGAACCAGCCAAATGATGCAGATCCTGTCAACCCTGCACGGCAAGCTGAACGATTTGTCGTACACAAGGACAGACATGGCCAACTTCAGAGCAACGCTGCGCAGGGAGCATTGTGTAATGGACATGAAGTACACGCTACGGTATTTCAAAAAGCTGAAGAAGGATGACGATGACTTCTACAACTTCGAGCTGGACGATGAAGATAGGGTAATCAACTTGTATTGTTGGGTAGACGCAGAAGCTAGGAGGTCGTACAAGTACTACAACGACTGCATTTCCTTTGACACGACATATTTGACGAATAAATATAACATGCCATGCGCACCTTTCATTGGAATAAACAACCATGGCAGTCTGTTCAATTCGGGTGAGGGTTCCTGA
- the LOC100822775 gene encoding uncharacterized protein LOC100822775 isoform X3, translating into MAMLLSVRNRWQFYSYHRSTKMVLTKSTRPARRSPRFSPTKGGAGEDPTAGVPAIEKVSKKASTKHTVPSGSSPRFCPKPDGAQNDDPTIGACIPVKVTKKEPTRRSPRVSRNTNVGASTTAFCIPELAPRAHIKKQSTVKVYFCATRGESSSDSDFVKCKKPRATKLVPAKSTIPAMKYPNKDMAKGADSRVAATRIARKMDGTSEDVAACIPEVVARSRPMKGGTAIDGLRKSNAVFGRLRAMLNINADNVADPKVADPKAVDPKVSYHKAVDEPIADAPSSTMPAGDAGVLSDAGVITAPGSRPEKIVPPVVGSASKPVVIVSPAFGSAAKLVEIVSPAVGSAAKPVEIVSPVVGSAAKPVDIVSPVVGSASRPVEIGSPADPAARPAPLNIGGATVMAHAGVTRGDLIDKLSPTGQEAAEGLIGLQTGMFPASLLFANPNAGLKYTTPVKTYTRTKAATQSGIGGPSVSASRQSACVDKKEVGDALAGPSDGLGGNKVDVHKSTRHRMAFTPPGFDLGFGEDAEPVAKQQKHVSFVLPDEQLGADIDINKGAFVDLGTVVVSQEEIELFDIYDREYRKANVAVMSGSAGPSSLETPMKNISIAEGVECSATPASTIVPKRVVHPSKYVRGRM; encoded by the exons ATGGCGATGTTGTTAAGTGTAAGAAACCGAT GGCAATTTTACTCTTACCACAGATCCACCAAAATGGTTCTAACAAAGAGTACCAGGCCTGCAAGGAGGTCTCCTCGGTTTTCTCCAACCAAGGGTGGGGCAGGAGAGGATCCAACCGCTGGCGTGCCTGCTATTGAAAA GGTGTCAAAAAAGGCATCTACAAAGCATACTGTACCTTCAGGGAGTTCTCCTCGTTTCTGTCCAAAACCAGATGGGGCACAAAATGATGATCCTACCATTGGAGCCTGCATTCCTGTAAA AGTCACTAAGAAGGAACCCACAAGGAGGTCTCCTCGTGTTTCTCGGAACACTAATGTTGGTGCAAGCACCACTGCATTTTGTATTCCTGAATT GGCACCACGCGCTCATATTAAGAAGCAATCAACAGTCAAAGTTTATTTTTGCGCAACCAGGGGTGAGTCATCGTCCGATAGTGATTTTGTGAAGTGCAAGAAACCAAG AGCTACTAAATTGGTTCCAGCCAAAAGCACTATACCTGCAATGAAGTATCCAAACAAGGACATGGCAAAGGGGGCTGACTCAAGAGTCGCAGCTACTCGTATTGCTCGAAAAATGGATGGGACATCAGAAGATGTTGCAGCCTGCATTCCTGAAGt GGTAGCGCGTTCTCGTCCTATGAAGGGAGGAACTGCCATCGATGGATTACGCAAAAGCAATGCCGTGTTTGGTAGACTCCGTGCAATGCTTAACATAAATGCTGACAATGTTGCTGATCCCAAGGTGGCTGATCCGAAGGCAGTAGACCCTAAAGTGTCATATCACAAGGCGGTAGATGAGCCTATTGCTGATGCTCCAAGTTCGACCATGCCGGCTGGTGACGCTGGTGTTCTAAGTGACGCAGGGGTTATCACAGCTCCCGGCAGCAGGCCAGAAAAAATTGTGCCCCCTGTTGTTGGCTCAGCATCAAAGCCGGTAGTAATTGTGTCACCTGCTTTTGGATCAGCAGCAAAACTAGTAGAAATTGTGTCCCCTGCTGTTGGATCAGCAGCAAAGCCAGTAGAAATTGTGTCTCCTGTTGTCGGTTCAGCGGCAAAGCCGGTTGATATTGTGTCGCCCGTTGTTGGTTCAGCGTCAAGGCCGGTCGAAATCGGGTCTCCTGCTGATCCTGCAGCCAGGCCTGCACCCTTGAACATAGGCGGTGCAACTGTAATGGCACATGCAGGTGTAACAAGAGGAGATCTGATTGACAAGCTATCGCCAACTGGCCAAGAAGCTGCAGAGGGTCTGATTGGGCTGCAGACAGGCATGTTCCCTGCATCTCTACTGTTTGCGAACCCCAATGCTGGCCTAAAGTATACAACTCCAGTGAAGACATATACAAGAACAAAAGCTGCTACTCAATCAGGGATTGGTGGGCCAAGCGTGAGTGCATCTCGGCAGTCAGCATGTGTTGATAAGAAGGAAGTAGGTGATGCACTAGCTGGTCCAAGCGACGGACTCGGGGGAAACAAAGTTGATGTGCATAAAAGTACTCGCCATCGTATGGCGTTCACCCCACCCGGGTTTGATCTTGGTTTCGGGGAAGATGCAGAACCTGTTGCCAAGCAACAAAAACATGTGTCGTTCGTACTCCCAGACGAGCAGCTTG GTGCGGACATAGACATCAACAAGGGAGCTTTTGTAGATCTCGGCACTGTCGTTGTGTCACAAGAAGAAATTGAACTTTTTGATATATACGACAGAGAATACCGAAAAGCAAACGTGGCCGTGATGTCTGGTTCTGCAG GCCCCAGCAGTCTGGAGACCCCtatgaaaaatatatcaatCGCTGAGGGAGTCGAGTGCAGTGCCACTCCAGCGTCAACAATTGTTCCCAAGAGGGTCGTACACCCTTCAAAGTATGTGCGGGGGCGTATGTGA